From the genome of Fimbriimonadaceae bacterium, one region includes:
- a CDS encoding ABC transporter permease yields the protein MKPLLGVREKISGRLDFALGLSGILVAVAIWCFLTYGGHLRPLFLPSPSQLYESLAEFNSQGWLLSAIWRSFIRVSLALVIVIAIGVPIGILMGAFTPVDALLRKLVNGAKSVPTTGLVGLIVLWFSIEEKAKIVFLFLGSIFYMIILVRQAVRSVNEDFLKVAIDIGATRWQLIWKILLPGALPAIWEAIAVCNGIMWTYIVLAEFINNSEDQIGVGYLLYIGSRTQESGKVFGILLVVAIISASTDWLLGVVKRRFFAWS from the coding sequence ATGAAACCCCTCCTTGGTGTACGCGAAAAGATTTCTGGGCGGCTTGACTTCGCACTCGGGCTGTCCGGAATTCTTGTCGCCGTCGCAATATGGTGCTTCCTGACATACGGCGGCCATCTCAGGCCGTTATTTCTCCCATCTCCGAGTCAGCTTTACGAATCGCTTGCCGAATTCAATAGCCAAGGTTGGCTGCTTTCCGCCATTTGGAGAAGTTTTATAAGAGTTTCGTTGGCTTTAGTGATCGTTATTGCGATCGGTGTTCCTATCGGCATTCTGATGGGTGCGTTTACGCCCGTTGATGCCCTTTTGCGGAAGCTTGTTAATGGGGCCAAAAGTGTTCCTACGACAGGCTTGGTTGGGCTGATTGTGTTGTGGTTCAGTATTGAAGAAAAGGCCAAGATCGTTTTCTTGTTCCTCGGGTCGATTTTCTACATGATCATCCTGGTGCGTCAGGCAGTGCGATCCGTTAACGAAGATTTTCTTAAAGTTGCCATCGACATTGGGGCCACACGTTGGCAGTTGATTTGGAAAATTCTTCTCCCTGGGGCACTCCCAGCCATTTGGGAGGCAATCGCAGTGTGTAACGGCATCATGTGGACCTACATCGTTCTCGCGGAGTTCATCAACAACAGTGAGGATCAGATTGGCGTCGGTTATCTTTTGTATATTGGTAGCCGTACCCAAGAGTCGGGCAAGGTGTTCGGCATATTGTTAGTGGTTGCCATCATTTCCGCATCGACAGACTGGTTGTTAGGCGTAGTCAAACGGAGGTTTTTTGC